A window of the Dioscorea cayenensis subsp. rotundata cultivar TDr96_F1 chromosome 14, TDr96_F1_v2_PseudoChromosome.rev07_lg8_w22 25.fasta, whole genome shotgun sequence genome harbors these coding sequences:
- the LOC120275335 gene encoding uncharacterized protein LOC120275335, whose protein sequence is MASMAARAATTAAAAVRAVARAAPASAGRELHVQTQPPVQQQQYPWKEKLERFKGELSKGVWGYWHLGAWKPLALSARKRARLRKEVLLAGEDWPYDPARKEMRKKRKGHKCDRVAAEKRAVTAELMKKMPQMLLDYKKRRWEKKMKEEESKKDDD, encoded by the exons ATGGCTTCAATGGCGGCGAGGGCGGCGACGACGGCAGCGGCGGCAGTGAGGGCGGTGGCAAGAGCAGCGCCGGCATCGGCCGGAAGAGAACTCCATGTACAAACGCAGCCGCCGGTGCAGCAGCAACAGTATCCATGGAAGGAGAAGCTGGAGAGATTCAAAGGAGAGCTCTCGAAGGGAGTGTGGGGTTACTGGCACCTTGGAGCCTGGAAACCACTCGCTCTCAGCGCTCGCAAGCGCGCTCGCCTCCGCAAAGAGGTCCTTCTTGCTGGAGA ggattGGCCTTATGATCCTGCGAGGAAAGAAATGAGGAAGAAGCGGAAAGGGCACAAGTGCGATCGCGTTGCAGCCGAGAA GAGAGCGGTTACTGCAGAACTGATGAAAAAGATGCCACAAATGCTGCTTGACTACAAG AAACGAAGATGGGAGAAAAAGATGAAGGAAGAAGAATCGAAGAAAGATGATGACTGA